A stretch of the Arachis stenosperma cultivar V10309 chromosome 6, arast.V10309.gnm1.PFL2, whole genome shotgun sequence genome encodes the following:
- the LOC130934174 gene encoding uncharacterized protein LOC130934174, giving the protein MEKMMKHQEMTSNNHEASMRNLERQIGQLSRQAVIERLASSLPSDTISNPKEECKAIQLRSGRTLVKDKETNKKLMENEKASSEKDEANNKKKDKQEQEKLKEKDEHLQASRKGKQVMEESSQEQRKVVKAYTPRLPYPQRLQKELKDQ; this is encoded by the coding sequence AtggaaaaaatgatgaaacatCAGGAGATGACCAGCAACAATCATGAAGCCTCAATGAGAAACTTAGAAAGGCAAATTGGTCAATTGTCCAGGCAAGCAGTGATTGAGAGACTAGCCAGCTCACTCCCAAGTGATACCATTTCAAACCCCAAAGAGGAATGCAAAGCCATCCAGTTAAGGAGTGGAAGAACCTTGGTGAAAGACAAAGAAACTAACAAgaagcttatggagaatgaAAAGGCTAGTAGTGAGAAAGATGAAGCcaacaacaaaaagaaagaCAAGCAAGAACAGGAGAAGCTTAAAGAGAAAGATGAGCATCTACAAGCTTCAAGGAAAGGGAAGCAAGTAATGGAGGAATCATCACAAGAACAAAGGAAGGTGGTGAAGGCATACACACCTCGTTTGCCATATCCTCAAAGGCTACAAAAAGAGCTCAAGGACCAATAA